ACAAGAAAAGTCATGTTAATCCGAAAAAGGCACCTGCTAGTCTTCATGTTATCAGCTGCATCTTGTACCAATCTGGAGGCGCAAGAAATTGATCCGTATAATACAGACTCTGGTAAGCCTAAAGATATCTATGGTTACCAACTGGTATGGAATGACGAGTTCTCTGTCGATGGAAAACCATCACCCGAAAGTTGGAAGTGCGAAGAGGGTTTTGTACGTAATAAGGAGCTTCAGTGGTATCAACTCGATAATGCAAAATGTTCCGGAGGAGTGCTTACGATTGAGGGGCGTCGCGAAAAGGTAAGTAATCCTAACTACAACCCTACAAGTTCAGACTGGAAAAAGAACCGACAATTTGCCGAATATACTTCAGCAAGCATTAAGTCGGTTGGTCTACGCGAATTTCTGTACGGTCGCTTCGAAATCCGCGCCAAAATCGACGTTGCCAAGGGTGCATGGCCAGCCATCTGGACGTTGGGTAACTCAATGGAGTGGCCTTCCTGTGGCGAAGTCGACTTGCTGGAGTACTATATAGCCAACGGAGTACCTTCTATTCTGGCTAACGTGGCTTCTGGAACGAACACCCGATGGAATGCGAAGTGGAATAGCAAAATTACCCCGCTATCGCACTTTATCGAAAAAGATCCCAATTGGGCGAGTAAGTTCCATGTGTGGCGCATGGATTGGACGCCCGATTCAATTAACTTATACCTCGACGATGAGTTGCTTAACACCACTCTTCTGACGAATACGCTAAATGCTGATGGAAGCCAGCCTTTTCATCAACCTCAGTACATCCTGCTTAACCTTGCATTGGGCGAAAATGGTGGAGATCCTTCGCAATCGAAGTTCCCGATCACCTTTCAGGTCGACTATGTGAGGGTTTATCAGAAAAAGTAGGCTAAAGAGAGTTCTCTTAGGGAACTGAATCGGTAGTCTCTTAAGAACGAAGTCACGTGAGGTATTTATCAAATAGGAAAAGCAAGGATACATCATGTATCCTTGCTTTTCTTTATAGTTTACTATCTCGTTGTAGAGTATTTTACAGCCTTACTTTTACGGTTTTGGTAGGCTTGCTCTCGTTGTATAGGCGGTCAAGCGCAGTTACGCTAAAGTTGTAGCGTCTTCTGCCTTTCTCTCTCTTTATGAGGATAGAGGTATCCCTTGTTATCGTGTAAATGTTTGCTGGGTTGTTGTAGTCCATTTTATCTTTAAATCGGTATACAACAAAGTACCTAGCCTTATCAAGTTCCGAGGTTGTGGTGTCGTTTACCGACCAGTTAAGTTTAGCCCCTTCCTTACGATTTTTTACTGAGAAATGTGTTGGAGCATTTGGTGGAAGGCTATCGATAAAATTCATCTGAGGTATGAGAGCGGGATATTGGTAGAATTGGGCTTTCAGCTGCTCATTAACGTTAAGGTTATCGTCAAGGAACGACTTTGCACTGAAAAAGATGCTGCCTCCGATTCCTGGAATCGTCCGGTTAAGCGTCATCTGTCGGCTAATCTCCTTTCCATCGGCCCACTCCTTAGTTTTAGAATTAGAATCAACTCTGTAATATCCCTGTCCTATATATAGCGGAGTGCCGTTGCTGTTTTTGCTCCACCATTCAGCAAGCGTTTTGTAGTCAGCAACTTTTAATCCGATGTGCCAGTAGAGTTGGGGTACAACGTAGTCTATCCATTTATTCTGCATCCATAGCAAAATGTCGGCGTAGAGTTCGTCGTAGTTCGATCCTCCGTTAGTTTCTGATCCTCGAGGGTCGTTAGCCTTATTTCTCCAGATTCCAAATGGTGAGATCCCAAATTTGACGTATGGCTTAGCAGTTCGAATGCTATCGTGGAGCATTCGAATAATGAGGTTAACGTTATCGCGGCGCCACATTTCTTTTTGATCGGAGGTAAAACTGCGAGGATAGGTGGCAAACGAAGCACTGTCGGGAAAGTCCACACCTTTAATTTTGTAGGGGTAGAAGTAATCGTCGAAGTGAACACCGTCGATATCGTATCGTTTTACTACATCCATGATAACCTTAAGCACGTGCTCACGGGTTTGGGGTAATCCTGGATCGAAGTAGCGCTGGTTGCCATAGGTAACTAGCCATTCGGGGTGCTGCTTAATTATATGTGCTGGATCGATTTCTTTATAGGAGGTATCTTTAACGGTTCTGTAGGGATTAAACCATGCGTGAAACTCCATGCAGCGCTTGTGACACTCCTCTATCATAAACTTAAGAGGGTCGTA
This window of the uncultured Acetobacteroides sp. genome carries:
- a CDS encoding glycoside hydrolase family 16 protein, with translation MLIRKRHLLVFMLSAASCTNLEAQEIDPYNTDSGKPKDIYGYQLVWNDEFSVDGKPSPESWKCEEGFVRNKELQWYQLDNAKCSGGVLTIEGRREKVSNPNYNPTSSDWKKNRQFAEYTSASIKSVGLREFLYGRFEIRAKIDVAKGAWPAIWTLGNSMEWPSCGEVDLLEYYIANGVPSILANVASGTNTRWNAKWNSKITPLSHFIEKDPNWASKFHVWRMDWTPDSINLYLDDELLNTTLLTNTLNADGSQPFHQPQYILLNLALGENGGDPSQSKFPITFQVDYVRVYQKK
- a CDS encoding family 10 glycosylhydrolase, with translation MKKAFLRPILTALLLAIIATAGARTLSPKHEMRAAWIASVENIDWPSAKNLPPDQQRQEFIKLIDRLKNVGINAVIVQIRPCADALYDSKLEPWSMYLTGKQGVSPNPFYDPLKFMIEECHKRCMEFHAWFNPYRTVKDTSYKEIDPAHIIKQHPEWLVTYGNQRYFDPGLPQTREHVLKVIMDVVKRYDIDGVHFDDYFYPYKIKGVDFPDSASFATYPRSFTSDQKEMWRRDNVNLIIRMLHDSIRTAKPYVKFGISPFGIWRNKANDPRGSETNGGSNYDELYADILLWMQNKWIDYVVPQLYWHIGLKVADYKTLAEWWSKNSNGTPLYIGQGYYRVDSNSKTKEWADGKEISRQMTLNRTIPGIGGSIFFSAKSFLDDNLNVNEQLKAQFYQYPALIPQMNFIDSLPPNAPTHFSVKNRKEGAKLNWSVNDTTTSELDKARYFVVYRFKDKMDYNNPANIYTITRDTSILIKREKGRRRYNFSVTALDRLYNESKPTKTVKVRL